The proteins below come from a single Salinilacihabitans rarus genomic window:
- a CDS encoding UvrD-helicase domain-containing protein yields the protein MTEPNDQQRELIDSTEGIYLVDAGAGTGKTFAITRRYATIVEQPDVEPDDVLLVTFTNNAATEMKERIVGRSDYGMRELADAPIQTFHSLCHDILQEHGHAAPTYLGIDDTITNSTRIVEDELVESALFQEFIDRFSDDHPEYDDLFRAISDPSGLLDLVEQLAAKGVFPTENGWYRDGGQHLDGDFEAFEQLFDEVNKPRNGGSKQSRLRSKLSRYGKNKCYLPDAPDKAEIRGSGKQVPPSLATRVFNEDRTELKQFVHDVYYEYLAFALRRNYLNFGFLQLFAFVLLCENHELRDKVAFEYVMVDEFQDSSEIQFKLALLLAETDNFCAVGDWKQSIYGFQYADVDNIIEFGDRIDQFATQLNEDAERVSFETDDVNTIEFVENYRSTQEILDFSEYGLLVPAASSDEVDVEETRDRITQLQSNTDHENTTIEAVQSEQEHELIVEKAQEIVGNDTYQVEDEDGNLRPAEYRDIAVLTRTRDFGRELLQTAEEYGLPMAYEGGIELFRTDQAKLLLAWLRILEDDLDRGWAAVLEEAEYTIDEVGRILEQERYPQNMVEFREKLAAMETLGGVARRVFEQYGYDGATADVVLHTIQSVRNETTMTRGDLIRFIERGIEAGSTHEVSASAGANSVTVQTIHSAKGLEYPIVILANMNSGRFPPSGGSSDTISFEEPVGLRQQKEYAEDAHGMPHVYDNWRSDVIQKCLPRDYDEERRLLYVAITRAESHVVFTAGEDPNTFLEELPVDARSAVPDPDEVTIDATEQAQFQVDIPAPEGPKGHTPHTLMRDDVFEDVEEGMGSEFGTRVHDFAEAYALGTDATPANEDERHVQQLIDDLEGELLVEEDVYLPLTVDGDEVTISGIVDLVHITPSRVEIVDYKTDRSRHAESEYRKQLSVYFHVATSQYPDREVTASIFYTDDGTQQRIDPLPREELQNLIREIDSTHQPSSAITNSNP from the coding sequence ATGACTGAACCTAACGATCAGCAACGAGAACTCATTGACAGCACTGAGGGCATCTATCTCGTCGACGCCGGGGCAGGGACCGGCAAGACGTTCGCGATCACTCGACGCTACGCTACCATCGTCGAGCAACCCGACGTCGAACCGGACGACGTCCTGCTCGTGACGTTTACCAACAACGCGGCGACTGAGATGAAAGAACGCATCGTCGGGCGAAGCGACTACGGTATGCGTGAACTCGCCGATGCCCCCATTCAGACGTTCCACTCACTATGTCACGACATCCTCCAGGAGCACGGCCACGCTGCGCCCACGTACCTGGGGATCGACGATACGATCACAAACTCCACTCGAATCGTCGAGGACGAACTCGTCGAAAGCGCGCTATTCCAAGAGTTTATCGACCGATTCAGCGACGATCACCCCGAGTACGACGATCTCTTTCGAGCCATTTCCGATCCCAGTGGGCTGCTCGACCTTGTCGAACAGTTGGCGGCGAAAGGCGTGTTCCCGACCGAGAACGGCTGGTACCGCGACGGAGGACAGCATCTGGATGGCGACTTCGAAGCGTTCGAGCAATTGTTTGACGAGGTGAACAAGCCGCGGAACGGCGGTAGTAAGCAATCCCGACTCCGATCGAAGCTCAGCCGCTATGGGAAGAATAAATGCTATCTCCCTGATGCACCCGACAAGGCCGAGATTCGGGGGAGCGGTAAGCAGGTACCTCCATCTTTGGCTACCAGGGTATTCAACGAGGATCGAACTGAGCTGAAGCAGTTCGTTCACGACGTCTACTATGAGTATCTCGCGTTCGCGCTTCGACGCAACTACTTGAATTTCGGATTTCTCCAGCTGTTCGCATTCGTTCTGCTCTGTGAGAACCACGAACTTCGGGACAAGGTCGCTTTCGAGTACGTGATGGTTGACGAGTTCCAGGACTCGAGCGAAATCCAATTCAAACTCGCTTTGCTCCTCGCCGAGACGGACAACTTCTGCGCGGTGGGTGACTGGAAGCAAAGCATCTACGGGTTCCAATATGCCGACGTCGACAACATCATTGAGTTCGGGGACCGAATCGATCAGTTCGCCACTCAACTGAACGAAGACGCTGAACGCGTCTCGTTCGAGACCGACGACGTAAACACCATCGAGTTCGTCGAGAACTATCGGTCAACCCAAGAGATTCTGGACTTCTCGGAATATGGGCTGCTGGTCCCGGCAGCGAGCAGTGACGAGGTCGACGTCGAAGAAACCCGAGACCGAATCACACAGCTCCAGTCGAACACCGATCACGAGAACACGACTATCGAAGCGGTACAGAGCGAACAAGAGCACGAGCTGATCGTCGAAAAGGCACAGGAGATCGTCGGAAACGACACCTATCAGGTAGAGGATGAAGACGGAAACCTTCGTCCAGCAGAATACCGCGACATCGCAGTGCTGACTCGAACGAGAGATTTCGGCCGTGAACTGCTTCAGACTGCCGAGGAATACGGGTTGCCAATGGCCTACGAAGGCGGTATCGAACTATTCCGGACCGATCAAGCAAAGCTCCTCTTGGCGTGGCTCAGAATCCTCGAAGACGATCTCGACCGCGGCTGGGCTGCCGTCCTCGAAGAAGCAGAGTATACTATTGACGAGGTGGGTCGCATCCTCGAGCAGGAACGCTATCCACAGAACATGGTCGAGTTCCGGGAGAAATTGGCCGCGATGGAGACGCTCGGCGGAGTCGCACGCCGTGTATTCGAACAGTATGGATACGACGGCGCGACGGCCGATGTGGTCCTCCACACGATTCAGTCAGTACGTAACGAGACGACCATGACTCGGGGGGACCTCATCCGGTTCATCGAACGCGGGATCGAAGCTGGAAGTACCCACGAGGTCAGCGCGAGTGCTGGGGCGAATTCGGTGACGGTCCAAACGATTCACTCCGCGAAAGGGCTGGAGTATCCCATCGTCATCCTCGCAAACATGAATAGCGGTCGGTTCCCACCGTCTGGCGGTAGCAGTGACACGATCAGCTTCGAGGAACCGGTCGGTCTCCGACAGCAGAAGGAGTATGCTGAGGATGCACACGGTATGCCACACGTCTACGACAACTGGCGATCCGACGTGATTCAGAAATGTCTTCCGCGCGATTACGACGAAGAACGTCGTCTGCTATACGTCGCAATCACGCGGGCTGAGAGCCACGTCGTTTTCACGGCAGGAGAGGACCCGAACACCTTCCTCGAAGAACTCCCTGTAGACGCCAGGTCAGCGGTTCCTGATCCAGACGAGGTTACTATAGACGCAACAGAACAAGCCCAATTCCAAGTCGACATCCCCGCTCCCGAGGGACCGAAAGGACATACACCACACACGCTGATGCGCGATGACGTATTCGAGGATGTCGAAGAAGGCATGGGAAGTGAGTTCGGTACGAGAGTTCACGACTTCGCAGAAGCGTACGCCCTCGGTACTGACGCCACTCCGGCGAACGAGGATGAGCGGCACGTTCAGCAGTTGATCGATGATCTCGAGGGCGAATTACTGGTGGAAGAGGACGTCTATCTCCCACTCACGGTAGATGGTGATGAAGTCACTATCTCTGGTATCGTCGATCTCGTCCATATCACTCCTAGCCGGGTCGAGATAGTGGATTATAAGACCGATCGCAGCCGTCATGCAGAGTCTGAGTATCGAAAACAGCTTAGCGTCTACTTCCACGTAGCTACGTCTCAATATCCCGATCGAGAGGTTACAGCGTCTATCTTCTATACTGATGACGGGACACAGCAAAGAATCGATCCCCTTCCCCGTGAGGAACTTCAAAACTTGATTCGGGAGATCGATTCGACTCATCAACCCTCTTCAGCAATCACTAATTCCAACCCCTGA
- a CDS encoding PD-(D/E)XK nuclease family protein: MSITRATPLDDLYERVADHDLVLAPDAPLASALNRRLDRPHLGTFATTPRRLAAGRREEAEDRTAFLELIERTDLDWKLCAYAIGNILQCWEHQGRIDSVLEYNAYADEATEAAVKYLNELETTSSQLTEYSVSNDTNVAVVGEDQLTTLERSILPDDYDTFSPFSDESFDLPLFHIFDSTAAIVDTLIDSISAENAEDVAIILDSASEYSTLVESAFESADIPFYGGPGFIDDPDHRAFCQLLRIAHRGTDTRVRDVKSILSRLGVTVDVEHLEKRLHDFDTPDVEWLRKFCGSIEERTFEQSLSAFERRTECSMDDFRDELDALRIDNIPVTEAAVNQLEFYLQSYEVPVDRENEGVLLADAKSAAYVDRPVVFCLGLDEGWTHSSPRRPWVDQEDQYVKNIQQFQLLLQSGVEQYYLVQDTNGGAPVTPCLYFEELLDEEFERFSDLESVTHAKATRPQGTGFEKEPIDALPTEVETVSQSSLSTYINCPRDHFFSRLVDSPDKDYFKEGNLFHDFAEFYVAHPDAVDGDVIEEAVEIILDKTRPFVRSVDQKTRRTKYRVGLQTITSFLSENAPQDGTFLTPDGGRGENVFADHFNRPIESSITERWFENETLGLKGKIDLVHEPTRLVDHKSGSRKRASQVVKNSAIDPPNDSPNFQALLYLTHWRTQQPDDQLEFTFFHFLETLDDVVTGDADLDDTLTTITYYPTSFERHARSREMFEELREDGSGKCRKTLGKIEYDDYRAVFEEASIPDTRDSEELIESTFGDALTSRMKECVGDYKYVSTGCKQLMRQLMRVRSRNYFREDLDAFEQFVDDRLEELNRRRRGDERFPVEGLAGEPNYRYVDNRDLILETDD, encoded by the coding sequence GTGTCAATAACCCGGGCAACACCTCTCGATGACTTATATGAGCGAGTCGCTGACCACGACCTTGTGCTCGCACCCGATGCACCGCTTGCCAGTGCCCTAAATCGACGCCTCGACAGACCGCATCTCGGGACGTTCGCGACTACCCCACGACGTCTCGCCGCCGGGAGACGTGAGGAAGCCGAGGACCGGACCGCGTTCTTAGAACTCATCGAGCGTACTGATCTCGACTGGAAACTATGTGCCTATGCGATCGGTAACATCCTTCAGTGCTGGGAACACCAAGGTCGCATTGACTCTGTCCTCGAATATAATGCGTATGCTGACGAGGCAACTGAAGCAGCGGTAAAATACCTGAACGAGCTCGAAACGACGTCCAGTCAATTAACTGAATACAGCGTCTCAAACGACACTAATGTAGCTGTCGTTGGAGAAGATCAGCTGACGACGCTCGAGCGATCGATACTTCCGGATGACTATGATACGTTCAGCCCGTTCAGCGACGAGAGTTTCGACCTTCCACTGTTCCACATCTTCGACTCAACTGCCGCCATTGTCGATACACTGATAGACAGCATCTCGGCTGAGAACGCAGAGGACGTCGCTATCATCCTCGACAGCGCGAGCGAGTATTCTACACTAGTGGAATCAGCCTTCGAATCGGCCGATATTCCGTTCTATGGCGGTCCAGGGTTCATTGACGATCCGGATCACCGAGCGTTCTGCCAATTACTTCGTATCGCGCATCGCGGAACAGATACTCGCGTTCGCGACGTTAAATCTATCCTGAGTAGACTCGGTGTCACAGTTGATGTTGAACACCTCGAAAAGCGCCTGCATGATTTCGATACGCCTGACGTCGAGTGGCTTCGCAAGTTCTGCGGCTCCATCGAAGAGCGAACGTTCGAACAGTCGCTATCAGCGTTCGAGCGACGCACTGAGTGCTCGATGGATGATTTCCGTGACGAGCTAGACGCACTCAGGATCGATAATATCCCGGTCACGGAGGCAGCAGTAAATCAGCTTGAGTTCTATCTCCAGTCATACGAGGTGCCAGTCGACCGTGAGAACGAGGGTGTACTGCTCGCTGATGCTAAGTCGGCCGCGTACGTCGACCGACCAGTTGTATTCTGTCTAGGCCTTGACGAGGGATGGACTCACTCTTCACCGCGTCGCCCATGGGTCGACCAGGAGGATCAATACGTCAAGAACATTCAGCAGTTCCAGCTCCTCCTTCAGAGCGGTGTCGAACAGTATTACCTCGTACAGGACACGAACGGCGGCGCGCCCGTCACACCCTGTTTGTACTTCGAGGAACTACTCGACGAAGAGTTCGAACGATTCAGCGATCTCGAGTCAGTAACGCATGCAAAGGCGACCCGACCACAAGGTACTGGGTTCGAGAAGGAGCCTATCGACGCTCTACCAACTGAAGTCGAAACGGTCAGTCAATCCAGTCTCAGCACGTACATTAACTGTCCGCGCGACCACTTCTTCAGTCGTCTCGTCGATAGTCCCGACAAGGATTACTTCAAGGAGGGAAACCTATTCCACGACTTCGCCGAGTTCTACGTCGCACATCCTGATGCCGTCGATGGAGACGTAATCGAGGAGGCCGTTGAGATCATTCTCGACAAGACCAGGCCATTCGTTCGCTCCGTCGACCAGAAGACGCGCCGCACGAAGTACAGGGTCGGGCTCCAGACTATCACATCGTTCCTCTCAGAGAACGCGCCCCAAGATGGAACCTTCCTTACGCCGGACGGAGGGCGAGGAGAAAACGTATTCGCTGACCACTTCAACCGACCAATCGAGTCGTCAATCACCGAACGCTGGTTCGAGAACGAGACGTTAGGGCTCAAGGGGAAGATCGATCTCGTGCACGAGCCGACACGGCTCGTTGACCACAAGAGCGGTAGCCGAAAGCGTGCTTCGCAGGTAGTGAAGAACTCGGCCATCGACCCACCGAACGACTCGCCGAACTTCCAGGCGCTTCTCTACCTCACACATTGGCGGACCCAGCAACCGGACGACCAACTCGAGTTCACGTTCTTCCACTTCCTCGAAACCCTCGACGATGTCGTCACTGGTGACGCCGACCTCGACGATACGCTTACGACGATCACATACTACCCTACCTCGTTCGAGCGTCACGCCCGGTCGCGAGAAATGTTCGAAGAACTCCGGGAGGACGGGTCCGGGAAATGCCGGAAAACGCTCGGAAAGATCGAATACGACGACTACCGGGCAGTATTCGAGGAAGCATCGATACCGGACACGCGCGACAGTGAGGAACTCATTGAGTCGACGTTCGGTGACGCACTGACGTCGCGGATGAAAGAGTGCGTCGGCGACTACAAGTACGTCTCGACGGGCTGCAAGCAATTGATGCGGCAGTTGATGCGAGTTCGAAGTCGCAATTACTTCCGCGAGGATCTCGATGCGTTCGAGCAGTTCGTCGACGACCGCCTCGAAGAACTGAATCGGCGGCGACGGGGCGACGAGCGATTCCCTGTCGAGGGACTCGCTGGCGAGCCGAACTACCGCTACGTGGACAACCGCGACCTGATTCTCGAAACCGATGACTGA